One Dysidea avara chromosome 8, odDysAvar1.4, whole genome shotgun sequence genomic window, TATTGCAGAGAGGGTAACTTCATGGGATGTTTCAATGGTTTTGATGTCTTTCTTGCAGCAGCCTGTAGAAGTTTTATCTTCTCctcctgctgctgctgctgctgctgctgctgctgctgctgctgctgctgctgctgctgctgctgctgctgctgctgctgctgctgctgctgctgctgctgctgctgctgctgctgctgctgctgctgctgctgctgctgctgctgctgctgctgctgctgctgctgctgctgctgctgctgctgctgctgctgctgctgctgctgctgctgctgctgctgctgctgctgctgctgctgctgctgctgctgctgctgctgctgctgctgctgctgctgctgctgctgctgctgctgctgctgctgctgctgctgctgctgctgctgctgctgctgctgctgctgctgctgctgctgctgctgctgctgctgctgctgctgctgctgctgctgctgctgctgctgctgctgctgctgctgctgctgctgctgctgctgctgctgctgctgctgctgctgctgctgctgctgctgctgctgctgctgctgctgctgctgctgctgctgctgctgctgctgctgctgctgctgctgctgctgctgctgctgctgctgctgctgctgctgctgctgctgctgctgctgctgctgctgctgctgctgctgctgctgctgctgctgctgctgctgctgctgctgctgctgctgctgctgctgctgctgctgctgctgctgctgctgctgctgctgctgctgctgctgctgctgctgctgctgctgctgctgctgctgctgctgctgctgctgctgctgctgctgctgctgctgctgctgctgctgctgctgctgctgctgctgctgctgctgctgctgctgctgctgctgctgctgctgctgctgctgctgctgctgctgctgctgctgctgctgctgctgctgctgctgctgctgctgctgctgctgctgctgctgctgctgctgctgctgctgctgctgctgctgctgctgctgctgctgctgctgctgctgctgctgctgctgctgctgctgctgctgctgctgctgctgctgctgctgctgctgctgctgctgctgctgctgctgctgctgctgctgctgctgctgctgctgctgctgctgctgctgctgctgctgctgctgctgctgctgctgctgctgctgctgctgctgctgctgctgctgctgctgctgctgctgctgctgctgctgctgctgctgctgctgctgctgctgctgctgctgctgctgctgctgctgctgctgctgctgctgctgctgctgctgctgctgctgctgctgctgctgctgctgctgctgctgctgctgctgctgctgctgctgctgctgctgctgctgctgctgctgctgctgctgctgctgctgctgctgctgctgctgctgctgctgctgctgctgctgctgctgctgctgctgctgctgctgctgctgctgctgctgctgctgctgctgctgctgctgctgctgctgctgctgctgctgctgctgctgctgctgctgctgctgctgctgctgctgctgctgctgctgctgcaccAATCTTGTAATTTTGGTGTGTAGGCTTTGATGACAAGAGGACAGAAGAATTCTTGGAGGTTGCAAGCTGTACCTTCAAGATAAGGATGATGAGCCATATCTTCGTTGATACTTATGAAGTTCCCACTCACGCCTTCAGTTACCATTTCAAAAATTAAATCACGTGATAGTATGATATTCTAAATGTTTAATCCGTGTAAAGGACAAGAGAGTGATTATGATATGCCCGCCAGCAAGTTCAACTATAGTCACAATGAATCACGACTACCAAGTAACGGTAAAACTTGGCTATAATTCGTTCTGTGTATATAATGAATACTTATGTTGCAGTTATGTGTGATCacattagctacataaaatCAGTGTCAGGCCAAGTTCCGAATTTAGGAGTTGTCATTTTCACCGGCTCTCATGGAAGTGGACTATGTACATGGCAAGGCAATGAAATTAATTAAGTTTATCACCATGTGCAAGTAGTGCAGCATATAAACAAGTGAccagctatataatattattaccctGCAACTTTGGCTACACTGATGAATCAATAATCATTACAAATACTACATAGTCTACATTAATCAGTACCTGTGCATTGCTAGCTCCATGTATACAACTGTAGCtactatataataataaaataagaGTACTAGACTACACACTTAGAACAGTAATATCAATACAGTTTATGACAGCGTTATCCGTCTATTTTTGTCATCTGCAGCGAACTTGTCCACTACCTCATGCAGACAAAGTTTTATGAAAGTTCTTTTTCAATGGAGGGTACAGCCAGACTAACCAATTGCTGCTCAGACATGGAGGAGCATAGGTATGACTTTGTCCGCTTCAGGCATGAAAAGAATCTTTCTCATTCAGCTGTTGTAACCGCCACTGTGAGTGAAATTTGCAGCAGACTGATCAATACTGGGAATGTTTCTTTCAGTGGAACGATTTCTGACAAAACATCATTGATAGATGTAGTTTCCTTGTCCTTGAGCATCCTCTTAGCGATGGTACATTCCATCGTTAAAGACTCTTTGTTGAGGTGATATAAATCAACCACAGGCAGCAAATGGTCAATGTCCAAGAAATGTGGCGAGTCATGCACACAACACTGGAACGCTTTCATAAGCTTCAGGTTTTTGTCATCAAATCTGCGCTGCATCTCAGCTATGACAGCATCCAAGATTGGAAAGTAAAGACTGACCTTCATTGATTGACTGCTATCAGTACTTTCCCTTGACCCAGTTATTTCTAATACTATGCCAAAATCGTAACATTTTGGCATTCGCTTTTTATGCTGAGACCTTGGTGGTTCTTCAGTGATACTATGCAAAGCTGCCATATCTTTCACATATTGATGAAGTTTTTCCCACTCCTCATCTGATCGAAAACTCTGGAGTGTTTCAAGAGTTGAGATCACTAATTCAGCAGCTTTAGATGTGTATTCTGTAGCTGATCAGATAGGCTTTTGTACACATCAAGATTTGTCTAAAGAGTATTAATGTTGAAAAATTTTAACGATGTTATTTGTGAATAAATTCCCATTACTTCAGTTGCCTTCACCGTATCCTTGCCGTGCATTATAATTTCAAGAGAACTTAAAATTACACCAAAAGTACTACAAATGGCATCTACTACATCAAACCTACATGCCCAGCGTGCATCAGAAAGGCGCTGCAATTGTCATACTGGAGAATGGGGCTGTTGTATCGCTTGTTGGTTAGTGTAAATTGTATGTGCCTTACTGGTGGACATGAAGACATAAAGTAATTCTAGCAGTGTAAAAAATTCTGAAGCTTCAGGAACTAACATCGTGCTATCAACCAAAACAAGATTAAGCAATGTACATAGCAGTGGATGTAAACAGCCATGGGTGCATATGCTTTAATATGCTGTTGTACACCAGAAAATTTTCCACTGATTTCCGAGGCTCCATCGTACCCTTGTGAAATATTTTTACTAGGGTCTTGCTTATGGTAACGCAATGCACTTATGATGTATGCTGACAAACTTGCAACATCTTGTGCTTCAGCTTCAACGTAAGTCAAAAAGTGCTCATGCTGAGTTGCAGTATATACATCAACATACTTGAGAACAACAGCTAGTTGTTCAACTTTACTGCAGTCCTTGGTTTCATCAGCTAGTATTGAATAAACACCAGCTTTTCTAACTTCATTACGTATTTGCTCCTGCATCAATTCAGCCATTACACCCAACATATCATTTTGAATATCAGGTGTTGTGTATGTGGCATTTCTCGGGCCATGATCTATTCTACACTTTACAAGTGGATCATGTTGTGCCACAAGGTGGAGAATCTCTAAAAAGTTATCCCGGTTAACAGACTCACTACCTTCTCTGTGGCCACGCAAGCCAAGTTCTTGCCTACTACAAAGTAACAATACCTCTGCAATTATTTTAATGTAGTGTCGATTGTTTGAAATTGTCAGAGGCCTATCACTATTCATCCTGCCAGAAATTGTAGTGCCCTGTTTAGAATTTACCTTGTGCTGCCCCATGCTATTTGAGCCTGCTATTTGAGCCTGTGTATGCAAATGGCAGTTGGCATGACAGAATAACTTGCCTGTTGCATATTTCCAGTTCCGGAAACCTTTGAACACAAACACTGGTTTTGGTCTTGTGCTACCACTGGAACTGGCACCAAACATCCGGCATGAGTGACAAAAGCAGGCATCTTCTTCAACTGAATAGCTATGTTTGTTGTACCAAGCAGGATTAAAACACCTGGTAGTATTGCCAAACTTAGTTTAGGCAAACCTTACATATATAGGCTGTGCAGGAGGAAATGCAGGAGTTAGTGCAATATCTCTTGGGCCATTATTAGCTTGGGATCTAGAtgtaacagcagcagcagcagtggaaACTAGAGGAAGGGGAGGACGAAAACCCTCTTTTATGCTAGAACTGTTCGTAAGTGCAGCAGTAGCAGACAAAGCAGTTGAAATGGTACTAACTTACATACTATCACTGTGGCTGTGGTGTCTACTATTAGCAACAACCTTGTCACCAGAATTGAACTCAGCTGTAATCAATTCCTCTTGTGAAGTGCTAATAAAATTGGGAGTAGAACAACGTGGAGGGGTTGGTGATGCAGTAAAAAATCGTTGAATTACAATTAATACATTAATCTGGAGTTTCGGATGTTAAGTCGATGATATCCTTGTCACTCACTTGCACGTGGCTTCCCACCTCGCCTCGCACATGGCTTGCCAAAACCTCTGTACCACTCATTGTAACAGcagttgcagctgaacttgAGACTTGGGTTGCTTTGAGAACAGAACCTTACAGTTAAACAAGGTCAACTGCAACATCAATCCGGCTACACTTACTAACTATGCGGGCTGCCAAAACCACTTATTAAAAGGGAAAACCCCTGGGAATTCACCCATAGTAATCACGAGATATATTTAACTTCGGCACATTGTTGCATACACTATAATCTATGATCATTATGACCTAGGAGGCTACAACAATCTAGTTTTTTTCTATTATTGGCTCGTTTAATAGACAAACACAATGCCTACGGCTCAAGGAACATGTTTTTGATGGTTGGGAAAATGTGAGTGATGGTTGGGAAAATGCCCACttatgcccacccttggctacgcctctgaGTCTTCTGCAGCAAACAGAGCAAATGGCATCTgtttttttgtacaaaaattaaCACTGCAAATCTGGAGGTAGACTGCATCTGCTGCAGGTCATACCCATATAGAATGAGTGTCTTCACAACTTTATACCAACTATCAGTTCGTTGTTGAAATTTTTTAAAGAAAATGGTCTCCAATGGTTTTCATTTCAAAGACATCAAACTTCCTTTTTCTCCCAAGTTTGGCTGTTCTACCACAAAAGAAGCAATTAGTCTAGAAAGAAAATCCCTCCTAAGGTGACTGAAGTACGGGTCTGCCATTGCTTGTGCTTGGCATTGGCTCTTCTTGATTGGTGTCTTTTGCTGGGTTACAGTATTTGCGGTGACACTCCTGATGTACTACTTTCCCAGGCATAGTATGAACGCTGTCACTCCTGGCAATGGTTGATAGTTGCACTACTCTTTGCCGTTAGAGTAGAAGACTGGACTCCTGTGTCTACAGAAGTCTTGCAGATGGCACAAAATAAAAATTGTACATCCATTGCTGAAATAATAATTGGGTGAGCTGGAACACTGAATGATCAACTTACCTTTCTTTAAAGGTCCCTGGTTCATTCCCAGGTTTTGGCACCAAATGTTGCAATCAACAGCATTTGCCCTGGTACAAGTCTTGCTTAGTTAGTTATCTACTCTTCTCATATTATTGCAGACGTAATAAAACACTACAACTACTCAGACCATACACTGTTGGACCTGATCATTCTCATTGGTAGACATGATATTTCGCACCTCCATGGCATATCCTTTATCCTGCTAGTTGACTCTCGTGCACACTATACTACTCTGTATGCAAGCAAAAACATGCATTAGTGCataactacagtagctacacttGCAAAACATGTAAAGGTTACTTTGTCCTATGGTGATAATTTTATACCAAAATATGCATCTTTGCGAGAGCTTTTTAATGGTATGCGTTTTTTTATATAACCTAGCTGAGATATGACAATAATCACCATAAATATGTCAAACTGTTAAGGAGTGGTTTTATTTCAGTGATTTTCACACTGTTCCCCCAtgaggattccttaggacttttttCTGTCATTGAAGACACAATAAGGAAAcaaaatctgttgagtttgTTTTTGTTGCAAATAGTATGAGGTTGACCCTATATTCTTGGTAAAATGCCTGTACTAGTAGTGATCATAACCAAGCATGTTGTAAGCTATACTTGTTTGATCAGGCCCAACATGTACCCATAAGTATGACACTTTTTATGACTTTTATATTTGCACATTCCTGCATGTGCAAGATTGCATTTTCATGCTCGCTATAATGGACCTTATTCGCAATGACGTCAAAGCACAAAATGGTGGCCAATAGTGTGGACACTTTTGTACAGagggtattgggagagatggcggtTTGCTATGTTAACGTTTACTTAATGCAACAAGGGGCAAGGTAAGACATACATACTAATTAAAAGACAAATGCGTGTGGTTTTGCGTCAATACCAAAACTTAAGTCTGGTTTCATCTGGTGGGACTATTTCGCATCGTCACATCACACTAACTAGTCTCTTACCTTTATTTTCCAATAGTTCCATGTCGTGAAATCTGTAAACAAagctcattttagtgattacatacAAAGTGCCCACACTAAGCACGTCCATTTTATCAATTTTGTGGataagtgatgatgatgatgataaacgTCTTATTGATATTTAAGacaatatacagtatacaaacaggggcctagactcagggttaccatacactgatagccaaagagtgatcagtgcaggagccctggcaagacttacaatACTTAACTTACAATACAAAATTAACTACACAGTAACAAAGTCCCTGAAGATGGCAGGAACCTTCAGCAGCTCATGAGCTCCTGCTATATGCCATCATTGCAGTGTGTATCATTTAGGTGAACTTATCTGACAAGAGTGGAACTATTTCACAAATTAGCTAAAACACTAACTGTTGTCATCAAATGATGGATCAACATCAAGACAATTCTCATGAGGAGTCTCTTGTCAACCTGTTAACACTTCCTACAGAGTTATTAGTTTATATCATCTCATTTTTATCTTCACTACGTGACAGGGTAAAACTGAGATATGTCTCAAGATGGTTGAGGCACGTGACTGAAGGAACACCATCACTGTGGAAGGAGTTTGTGTG contains:
- the LOC136264945 gene encoding zinc finger MYM-type protein 1-like, whose translation is MFGASSSGSTRPKPVFVFKGFRNWKYATGKLFCHANCHLHTQAQIAGSNSMGQHKVNSKQGTTISGRMNSDRPLTISNNRHYIKIIAEVLLLCSRQELGLRGHREGSESVNRDNFLEILHLVAQHDPLVKCRIDHGPRNATYTTPDIQNDMLGVMAELMQEQIRNEVRKAGVYSILADETKDCSKVEQLAVVLKYVDVYTATQHEHFLTYVEAEAQDVASLSAYIISALRYHKQDPSKNISQGTMLVPEASEFFTLLELLYVFMSTSKAHTIYTNQQAIQQPHSPV